CATCAGCGAGATCGGCAAGGATGGTACCCGGCGGTACAGAATCGCGGACATTGCGACCGGCGCGTGAATTCGATGATCGCCAGAAAAGATTTGGAAAATGAGATCGCCGGTGTCGGCGATCTCGACCGTGATGAGCTGGTCGCTCGGTGGGCAAAAATCTTTCGATGCCCCCCTCCACCAGGCGTCCGGCGAGAGTTGCTCTCCTACGCGATAGCCTCGGACCTCCAGGCAAAACGCCTTGGCGGCCTATCCGCTGAGGGGAAGAAGGCGCTCAAACTCGCCATCGCGAATGTGGTGGCGAAAATGCCAAGGTCGGGCCAAACAGATACCGATGCCACAGCTCTTGGAGGGGATAGCTCCGGCAACACCGGAAAAGCAAAGCGGAGTGATACCATCGCGCGCGCCACTCCACGGGTTGGTGCAAGGCTCATACGTGATTGGAACGGAAGGACCAACGTCGTCGACGTGGTGAAGGACGGGTTCCTGTTTGAAGGCACGAAATACCTCTCGCTCTCGGCAATCGCTCGGAAAATCACTGGCGCCCACTGGTCAGGCCCGAGGTTCTTTGGACTATGAGTACGCCCCTCAAACTCCGCTGCGCGGTCTATACCCGCAAGTCATCTGAGGAAGGTCTTGATCAGGAGTTCAACTCGCTCGACGCGCAGCGAGAAGCTTGTGTTGCCTACATCTCTTCCCAAGTAGGACTCGGTTGGAAGCTGATCCCCGATCATTACGATGATGGAGGCATTTCAGGCGGGACCTTGGAGCGCCCCGCCTTGCAACGGTTGCTTCAAGACGTTCGTGATCGCAGGATCGATGTTGTGGTGGTCTACAAGATCGACAGGTTGACGCGATCGCTTATGGACTTCGCCAAAATCGTTGAAATCTTCGATGCCAGCCACGTTTCGTTCGTCTCGGTGACGCAAGCCTTCAACACCACGAGTTCAATGGGGCGGCTGACGCTAAACGTACTTCTGGCCTTTGCCCAGTTCGAGCGCGAGGTCACGGCAGAACGCATCCGTGACAAGATTGCCGCTTCGCGGAGAAAAGGCATGTGGATGGGCGGCCGGGTGCCTCTCGGCTATGAGGTGAGAGACCGAAAACTGGTCGTGAATGACCGCGACGCAAACATGGTCCGCTACTTGTTTCGCCGTTACCTTGAACTCAAATCAGTGCTGGCACTAGCCGACGAGTTCAACGGGCAACAAAGAGATGAGACTCAAACCGAACTCGGCAGCCAAGGCGGTGCAAGACGTGGCCACTGGAGCAGGGGCAAGCTTTACTACCTGCTCTCGAACAAACTTTATATCGGACGCGTGAAACACCATGCTGAGCACTTTGACGGTGAGCATGAGGCCATCATCGACGCCGAAGACTTTGATAAGGTCCAGGAACTTCTGGCTGAACAATCGCCTCGCAGGCGAGGATCATCGTCAAATGCACCTGATGTCCATCTCCTGACCGGCATTGTTTTTGACGAGACCGGCGACCGCCTTAGTCCCGTCCATGCCAGCAATCATGGGAAGCGATATCGCTACTACGTCTCTGCGCGCCTTAAGAACTCCAACAACAAGAATGATGGTTGGCGCATTCCTTCTCATGAGCTCGAAGCCATTGTCGAACATCAGCTGCGGCAATTGTTGCTGGATCGATCACGCCTCGCCGATTGGGTCCAACGTTACGCATCGGTAGGCCACATCCAGCAGGCGCTTGATGCTGCGAACGCATGGATCGAGACGAAGGCTGCGCAGGAAACCGCGATCTCCCCTCGGTCGATCTTTAAGAGAATCACGCTGAGCAGCGACAACATCAGCTTTCAAATTGATCGGAAAGCCCTTGTCGCGATGCTCTGCGACGGCGTCCCATGCAGTTCGAATGAAAACGCGCTTGATCCTGAAGCCGAGTCATCATTGTTCACTATCAATTTGCCAGTAGCCATGAGGCGACGCGGTGCCGAGACACGCATGGTGATCGAGAACGACAGCCGGCAGAACAGAGCGCCCGATGCTGCTCTGATCGACCTCATCGCCAGGGCACATCTCTATCTCGCCAAATTGACCGATGGCTCAGGTCAAGGCATCGCAGACATAGCATACCATTGCAGGGTGCATCGTGCCGACATCAGTCGCATCCTGCCGTTGGCCTTCCTGTCGCCGAAGATAGTCGAGGCAATTCTGGCGGGTAGCCAGCCACCGGATTTAACCGTGCGACACTTGACCCGTCTAATCGACATGCCGCTTGCCTGGCAAGATCAGGAAATCGTCCTGGGTTTCTGACCACCCCCCCTCGGCACGGGGCTGAAGGTCGGAGGCTGCTGATAGCCTGCTACAGCGGCCAACTCCTAACCGCAGCGCTCATCGGACCAATCAGGCAGCACATCGCTTCGGCATCATTGCGATGCACCGCGCATCATCCCAGAATTTAAGTGGTCACCAAAACACCGCCGCTGAGACGGACGGCCCGAAATTGGCCAAACCACCCGCAAATCGCGGTCTCACGACCACGTAATACCGTCTCTGCAGAGCTAAGCTTTTGAATTGACGACGTAATGTGCGTCGCGCGAGCATTGCGCAAATTACTGAAGACTGTTTGGTGGAGCCAATCGGGATCGAACCGACGACCTCTTGAATGCCATTCAAGCGCTCTCCCAACTGAGCTATGGCCCCACATCCGGCAGTCAACCGGCGCCGTTTCCGGCGAAGAGATCCGGTGCGGGTTGGTGACCGCGCCGTTAGTGCAGGCGGCTTCTAACCCCGCCCTTCGTCAATATCAAGCCTTGAACGCCGGCTTTTTGTCCACAGGCCGAGAAAGTTGTCCGCAGGCCGGGAAGCCTGCAAACGCTTGTGCTCAGACCTCGTCGTCGTCGTCGCCCACGCCGATCATGTCGGCGACATCGTCGTCTTCTTCCTCTTCGTCGGCAAGGAAAGTGTCGTCCTCGTCATCGCCGAGATCGACGTCCTCGTCATCGCCGAGATCGGGCAGGTCGTCGCCCTTGGCGTCGTCGTCGGCCTCTTCGAGCGAAACGACCTCAACGCCCTCTTCGTCCTCGGCGTCCACTTCCTTCTCGGCCACTTCCTCTTCCTCTTCGATGGCGGCAATCTTGCCTTCCTCGAAATAGGAACGCGGATAGGTCTTGCCCGTGTACGGCGAGACGACAGGGTCCTTGTTCAGGTCGTAGAATTTTCGGCCCGTCTCCGGGTCGATGCGTTTTGTGCCAAGTTCGGTTTTTGCCACGGCAAGCCTCGTCAATAAAAGAGTGGTCCCCTTAACCACAGTTTGCAGCGCTGTCAAAGCGAAAAGCCGGCGTCACAAAACCAAGCATTGAAAGGGCCCGCACCGGGGATGACCATTTCGGTCCGCCGTGTTACGAGACCGCCGCAACAAATGAAAAGCGCCGGCTCGCCGGCATTCCGTCCAGGGAAATTCCATGTCTCACGCCGCCGCTCCGAAGTCGGCCACCGCCCGCAAATCATCCGCCCTTTCCGGCACGGCACGCGTGCCGGGTGACAAGTCCATCTCGCACCGCTCCTTCATGTTCGGCGGCCTGGCCTCCGGCGAGACCCGTATCACCGGCCTGCTGGAAGGCGAGGATGTGATGCGCACGGGTGCGGCGATGAAGGCGATGGGCGCGCATATAGAAAAGCGCGGCGCCGAGTGGGTGATCCGCGGCACCGGCAACGGCGCGCTGCTGCAGCCGGAAGGCCCGCTCGACTTCGGCAATGCCGGCACCGGCTCGCGGCTGACCATGGGCCTCGTCGGTACCTATGACATGGAAACCACCTTCATCGGCGACGCCTCGCTGTCCGGCCGGCCGATGGGCCGCGTGCTCGAACCCTTGCGCCAGATGGGCGTGCAGGTGCTGAAGGCGACGCCGGGCGACCGCATGCCAATCACATTGCGTGGACCCAAGCATGCGGCACCCATCACCTACCGCGTGCCGATGGCCTCGGCGCAGGTGAAGTCGGCGGTGCTGCTTGCCGGCCTCAACACGCCGGGCATCACCACCGTGATCGAGCCGGTGATGACACGTGACCACACTGAAAAGATGTTGAAGGGGTTTGGCGCCCACCTGTCGGTCGAGACCGACGAGCGCGGCGTGCGTCACATCTTCATCGAGGGCCAGGGCAAGCTCACGGGCCAGACGATCGCGGTGCCCGGCGACCCGTCCTCGGCCGGTTTCCCTCTGGTGGCGGCGCTCATCGTGCCGGGTTCCGACATCACAATCGAAAACGTGCTGATGAACCCGACCCGCACCGGCCTTCTGCTGACGCTGCAGGAGATGGGCGGCAAGATCGACATCCTCAACCCGCGCAATGCCGGTGGCGAGGATGTCGCGGATCTGCGCGTGCGTTACTCCGAGCTCAAGGGCGTCACCGTACCGCCCGAGCGGGCGCCGTCGATGATCGACGAGTATCCGGTGCTGGCCGTCGCCGCCAGCTTCGCCGAAGGCGAAACGCTGATGCAGGGGCTGGAAGAGCTGCGCGTGAAGGAATCCGACCGGCTGTCGGCCGTGGCCGACGGGCTGAAGCTCAACGGCGTCGACTGCACCGAGGGCGAGGCTTCGCTTGCCGTGCGCGGCAAACCCGGCGGCAAGGGGCTGGGTGGTCATCCCAACGGCCAGGACACGACGGTGAAAACGCATCTCGACCACCGCATCGCCATGAGCTTTCTGGTGATGGGGCTGGCTACGGAAAAGCCGGTGACCATCGACGACCAGGCGATGATCGCGACGAGCTTCCCGGAATTCATGGGCCTGATGAAGGCGCTGGGCGCGGAGATCGAGTGACAGTCTTGGCAATCAATAGCGTTGGTAGGTTGGCGGGACAGCCCCCCCCTCTGTCCTGCCGGACATCTCCCCCACGAGGGGGGAGATTGGCAGTTTTGGCGCTTCGCTCAACTCTGCAACGTAGACAAACGGCCAAGGCCGCGATGACGGCCGATCTCCCCCCTCGTGGGGGAGATGTCCGGCAGGACAGAGGGGGGCGCGAAGGATCGCGGCACCTGTCTTTTTCATCGCGCCTTTCGACCGCGGCGGCCAGCCAATGAGCATCCCCTTCACCATCGCCATCGACGGTCCAGCCGGTGCCGGAAAAGGCACGCTGGCCCGCCGGCTGGCCGACCATTACCGGCTGAACCTGCTCGACACCGGCCTCACCTATCGCGCGGTGGCCTACGCACTCATCCAGCACGCGCTGCCGCTCGACAATGTCTCGGCGGCTGAAACCGCGGCCCGCCAGGTCGATCTGGCAAAGCTCGACCGGACGGTGCTGTCGGCGCATGCGGTTGGCGAGGCGGCCTCGAAGGTCGCGGTGTTTCCCTCGGTGCGGCGCATCCTCGTCGAAAAGCAGCGCGACTTCGCCAAGACGCCGCCGGGCGCCGTTCTCGACGGTCGCGACATCGGCACTGTCGTCTGCCCCGATGCCGACATCAAACTCTATGTGACGGCGAGCGCCGAGGTGCGGGCAAGGCGGAGGCTGGCCGAGATCGAAAGCATCGGCGGCACCGCCAACTTCGCCGAGATCCTCGCCGATATCATGCGCCGCGACGAGCGCGACATGGGCCGCGCCGACTCGCCCCTGAAACCGGCTGCAGACGCGCACTTGCTTGATACAAGTGAAATGGCCATCGAGGCGGCGTTTCTGGCGGCCATGGCGATCATCGACCGTGCAATGGCCGGGAGAGACCAGGCCTGAACGGCTGTCACGCCGCGTTGCGGTCCGATCGCGCCGTCGACCGGGCATATCTGCCTGACCTGTTCAGGACGAATACGAAAACCCCAGCGGTGATATAGGCAATCAGGGCGTAAAGCGCCGGCGGCACCGCCATTTCGGCGTTGTTGAGCAGGTATTCACTGAGCGCCAGGGTGATGACGAACGCGGCGTTGTGGATGACGGTTGCCATCGCGATGGCGATTGCCTGCCGCCGTTCGAAACGGAGCAGGAGCGGCACGGCGTAGCCGACGGCCATGCTCGCCAGATTATAGGCAAGGGCGGCAAGGCCTACGATCGGTCCCCAGGTCACGATGAGGTCCCATTGGCCGATGACGGCAAAGAGAACGACCACTGCCAGGAAGAGCATCGCCAGCAGCTTGACGGGGCTCTCCATACGGTCGGCCAGGGCCGGATAGCGGTGCTGGATGGCGATCCCGATCGAGGCCGGAACAAGCGCAAGGGCGAAGAACTGCAGGAATTTCTCGATCTGCAACGGGATGACCTGCCCGGCGCCATAGAAATGCAGCAGCGAAAAATTGGTGATCAACGGAACAGAAACCAGCGCCACCAGCGAGTTGATCGCTGTCAGCGTCAGGCTGAGCGCCGTGTCGCCCTTGGCAAGATGCGTGTAGAGAACCGCTGACGGGCCGCCGGGGCTGGCCGCGAGCAGCATCATGCCGACCGCCATGGCCGGCGGCAGGGCCGAGACGGACACGATGCCAAAGCAGATGGCCGGCAACAGAAGGATTTGAACGACAAGGGCCACCAGAATGGCCTTCGGCCGCGAGACAATTCTTGAAAAATCCTGGAGCTTGAGCGACAGGCCAAGACCCAGCATGATGATGACCAAAGCCACCGGCAGGAATATGTTGAAAGTGGCGCTTGACTGCATGATCCCCCCATTTGTCAGTCCGATTCCCCGAGCCGAATTAGAGCAATTCGAGGAAAAGTGTGAAACGGTTTTGCGTTCGGGATCACGCCAAGGAAAGGAGATGGAGCGGCTTGGCGTTTCCGTGAAAACGATGAACCGCTCCGGAACCGCAAATGCGCGATGGCACAACATCCGGTCGCGGCCAGTCCGCAGTGCGGACGCGCACTTGCTTGATACCAGCGAAATCGCTATAGAAGCCGCGTTTCTCGCAGCCAGCGACGACGTGCTGGCCAGGAGAGACAAGGCCTGATCCGGGTTTTCATGCTGTTTCCGTTGTCGGATACGAAGAAAATACCCATATCGGGCACGAACCGACCTGCCAGCATTCTTCATGCGCCGGAATTGCCGCTTAAGAAGCGGCCCAGGGCTTTTGCAGCCCGGAACGCCGGCAGGCCAACGCAACGCTAACCCACGGCGCCGTCCCGCTGAAGATGCGGGGCA
The nucleotide sequence above comes from Mesorhizobium shangrilense. Encoded proteins:
- a CDS encoding bile acid:sodium symporter family protein, whose protein sequence is MQSSATFNIFLPVALVIIMLGLGLSLKLQDFSRIVSRPKAILVALVVQILLLPAICFGIVSVSALPPAMAVGMMLLAASPGGPSAVLYTHLAKGDTALSLTLTAINSLVALVSVPLITNFSLLHFYGAGQVIPLQIEKFLQFFALALVPASIGIAIQHRYPALADRMESPVKLLAMLFLAVVVLFAVIGQWDLIVTWGPIVGLAALAYNLASMAVGYAVPLLLRFERRQAIAIAMATVIHNAAFVITLALSEYLLNNAEMAVPPALYALIAYITAGVFVFVLNRSGRYARSTARSDRNAA
- a CDS encoding recombinase family protein, coding for MSTPLKLRCAVYTRKSSEEGLDQEFNSLDAQREACVAYISSQVGLGWKLIPDHYDDGGISGGTLERPALQRLLQDVRDRRIDVVVVYKIDRLTRSLMDFAKIVEIFDASHVSFVSVTQAFNTTSSMGRLTLNVLLAFAQFEREVTAERIRDKIAASRRKGMWMGGRVPLGYEVRDRKLVVNDRDANMVRYLFRRYLELKSVLALADEFNGQQRDETQTELGSQGGARRGHWSRGKLYYLLSNKLYIGRVKHHAEHFDGEHEAIIDAEDFDKVQELLAEQSPRRRGSSSNAPDVHLLTGIVFDETGDRLSPVHASNHGKRYRYYVSARLKNSNNKNDGWRIPSHELEAIVEHQLRQLLLDRSRLADWVQRYASVGHIQQALDAANAWIETKAAQETAISPRSIFKRITLSSDNISFQIDRKALVAMLCDGVPCSSNENALDPEAESSLFTINLPVAMRRRGAETRMVIENDSRQNRAPDAALIDLIARAHLYLAKLTDGSGQGIADIAYHCRVHRADISRILPLAFLSPKIVEAILAGSQPPDLTVRHLTRLIDMPLAWQDQEIVLGF
- the cmk gene encoding (d)CMP kinase, which produces MSIPFTIAIDGPAGAGKGTLARRLADHYRLNLLDTGLTYRAVAYALIQHALPLDNVSAAETAARQVDLAKLDRTVLSAHAVGEAASKVAVFPSVRRILVEKQRDFAKTPPGAVLDGRDIGTVVCPDADIKLYVTASAEVRARRRLAEIESIGGTANFAEILADIMRRDERDMGRADSPLKPAADAHLLDTSEMAIEAAFLAAMAIIDRAMAGRDQA
- a CDS encoding TIGR02300 family protein, which gives rise to MAKTELGTKRIDPETGRKFYDLNKDPVVSPYTGKTYPRSYFEEGKIAAIEEEEEVAEKEVDAEDEEGVEVVSLEEADDDAKGDDLPDLGDDEDVDLGDDEDDTFLADEEEEDDDVADMIGVGDDDDEV
- a CDS encoding DUF2924 domain-containing protein, with product MIARKDLENEIAGVGDLDRDELVARWAKIFRCPPPPGVRRELLSYAIASDLQAKRLGGLSAEGKKALKLAIANVVAKMPRSGQTDTDATALGGDSSGNTGKAKRSDTIARATPRVGARLIRDWNGRTNVVDVVKDGFLFEGTKYLSLSAIARKITGAHWSGPRFFGL
- the aroA gene encoding 3-phosphoshikimate 1-carboxyvinyltransferase; protein product: MSHAAAPKSATARKSSALSGTARVPGDKSISHRSFMFGGLASGETRITGLLEGEDVMRTGAAMKAMGAHIEKRGAEWVIRGTGNGALLQPEGPLDFGNAGTGSRLTMGLVGTYDMETTFIGDASLSGRPMGRVLEPLRQMGVQVLKATPGDRMPITLRGPKHAAPITYRVPMASAQVKSAVLLAGLNTPGITTVIEPVMTRDHTEKMLKGFGAHLSVETDERGVRHIFIEGQGKLTGQTIAVPGDPSSAGFPLVAALIVPGSDITIENVLMNPTRTGLLLTLQEMGGKIDILNPRNAGGEDVADLRVRYSELKGVTVPPERAPSMIDEYPVLAVAASFAEGETLMQGLEELRVKESDRLSAVADGLKLNGVDCTEGEASLAVRGKPGGKGLGGHPNGQDTTVKTHLDHRIAMSFLVMGLATEKPVTIDDQAMIATSFPEFMGLMKALGAEIE